One genomic region from Streptomyces sp. Li-HN-5-11 encodes:
- a CDS encoding luciferase family protein, protein MTLAARALAQLATWPDLSETVPSCGTGQALSSAHGEIAHFHSDRDVDLHLTDRAIRRLAGDLRRFGAVVRVVPGSQWVTVRLDASSDVDLLMTLVSVALQAHQGASGEGLPLPTGCNDGRGVGFLRS, encoded by the coding sequence ATGACGCTCGCCGCGCGCGCCCTCGCCCAACTGGCCACCTGGCCCGACCTGTCGGAGACGGTGCCCAGCTGCGGCACCGGGCAGGCGCTCAGCTCCGCCCATGGCGAGATAGCCCACTTCCATTCCGACCGCGACGTCGACCTCCACCTCACCGACCGGGCCATCCGGCGCCTGGCGGGCGACCTGAGGCGCTTCGGGGCCGTGGTGCGCGTGGTGCCGGGCTCTCAGTGGGTGACGGTCCGCCTCGACGCGTCCTCGGACGTCGATCTCCTCATGACCCTGGTGAGCGTGGCACTCCAGGCCCATCAGGGCGCATCGGGCGAGGGCCTGCCGCTTCCCACCGGCTGCAACGACGGCCGAGGGGTGGGATTTCTGCGCTCCTGA
- a CDS encoding class II fructose-bisphosphate aldolase gives MPLAATGELVTRAAAARSAVAAFNIITLEHVEAVVAGAEAAGAPVVLQVSENAVKFRYGRLLPLARGAAAAAERATVPVALHLDHVQSDDLLRQAPGAGFSSVMYDASRLPYAENLAATRAAAEWAHAKGLWIEAELGEIGGKNGRPPLDAHAPGARTDPAEAQAFVTESGVDALAVAIGTTHAMTERTAALDHDLLKRLAGTLDVPLVLHGSSGVPDGELTAAVTGGIAKVNVGTALNIAMTGAIRAFLAAHPEAVDSRTYLSVGREAMVGEVHRLLGVLG, from the coding sequence GTGCCGCTTGCAGCCACCGGCGAGCTGGTCACCCGCGCCGCCGCCGCGCGTTCCGCCGTCGCCGCCTTCAACATCATCACGCTGGAACACGTCGAGGCCGTCGTCGCCGGAGCCGAGGCGGCCGGCGCGCCGGTCGTGCTCCAGGTCAGCGAGAACGCGGTCAAGTTCCGCTACGGCCGGCTGCTTCCGCTGGCCCGCGGGGCCGCAGCCGCCGCCGAACGTGCCACCGTGCCCGTCGCGTTGCACCTCGACCACGTGCAGAGCGACGACCTGCTGCGCCAGGCTCCCGGCGCCGGCTTCAGCTCCGTGATGTACGACGCCTCCCGGCTGCCGTACGCGGAGAACCTGGCCGCGACCCGCGCCGCCGCCGAATGGGCGCACGCCAAAGGGCTGTGGATCGAGGCGGAGTTGGGTGAGATCGGGGGCAAGAACGGGCGGCCTCCCCTCGACGCGCACGCGCCCGGAGCCCGCACCGACCCCGCCGAGGCACAGGCGTTCGTCACCGAATCCGGGGTGGACGCCCTGGCCGTGGCCATCGGCACCACACACGCCATGACCGAGCGCACCGCGGCCCTCGACCACGACCTCCTCAAACGCCTGGCCGGCACGCTGGACGTCCCCCTCGTCCTGCACGGTTCCTCCGGCGTGCCCGACGGCGAACTGACCGCGGCCGTCACCGGCGGAATCGCCAAGGTCAACGTCGGCACCGCCCTCAACATCGCCATGACCGGAGCGATCCGGGCCTTCCTGGCCGCCCATCCGGAGGCGGTCGACTCCCGCACGTACCTGAGCGTGGGACGGGAGGCGATGGTGGGGGAGGTGCACAGGCTCCTGGGCGTGCTGGGCTGA
- a CDS encoding DeoR/GlpR family DNA-binding transcription regulator: MSRDARWKALLELLVERGRLEVEEAAAELRVSAATIRRDFDQLAEQQMLVRTRGGAIVHGVSYELPLRYKTARRASEKQRIAKAVADLVAPGEAVGLTGGTTTTEVARALAVRGDLTAGSPALTVVTNALNIANELAVRPQFKIVVTGGVARPQSYELIGPLADGVLGQITIDVAVLGVVAFDVTYGAAAGDEAEAAVNRLLCERAERVVVAADSSKLGRRAFARICTAESVDTLVTDAAAGPETVRRFEEAGIRVVAV, translated from the coding sequence ATGTCTCGCGACGCCCGCTGGAAGGCGCTGCTGGAGCTGCTCGTGGAGCGCGGCCGCCTCGAGGTGGAGGAGGCGGCGGCCGAGCTGCGGGTGTCGGCCGCGACGATCCGGCGGGACTTCGACCAGCTCGCCGAGCAGCAGATGCTGGTGCGCACCAGGGGCGGTGCAATCGTGCACGGCGTGTCGTACGAGCTGCCCCTGCGCTACAAGACGGCGCGCCGCGCCTCCGAGAAGCAGCGGATCGCCAAGGCGGTGGCGGACCTCGTGGCACCCGGTGAGGCGGTGGGCCTGACGGGCGGTACGACCACCACGGAGGTGGCCCGCGCCCTGGCCGTGCGCGGCGACCTCACCGCCGGTTCACCGGCGCTGACCGTGGTGACGAACGCGCTGAACATCGCCAACGAGCTCGCCGTGCGGCCCCAGTTCAAGATCGTGGTGACCGGCGGCGTGGCCCGCCCGCAGTCGTACGAGCTCATCGGCCCGCTCGCGGACGGGGTGCTGGGCCAGATCACCATCGACGTGGCGGTTCTCGGCGTGGTCGCCTTCGACGTCACGTACGGCGCGGCGGCGGGTGACGAGGCGGAGGCGGCCGTCAACCGGCTGCTGTGCGAGCGTGCCGAGCGCGTCGTCGTCGCGGCCGACTCCAGCAAGCTGGGCCGGCGCGCCTTCGCCCGCATCTGTACGGCCGAGTCGGTGGACACGCTGGTCACGGACGCGGCGGCCGGGCCGGAGACGGTGCGGAGGTTCGAGGAGGCGGGCATCCGGGTCGTCGCCGTGTGA
- a CDS encoding MIP/aquaporin family protein — protein MADGTTTRRGLIGELAAEFLGTMVLILFGVGVVAQVVAAGIGDHDSITWAWGFGVTLGVYVAARISGAHLNPAVTIALACFKGFSWRKVVPYSLAQTLGAFVAALLVRWNYSEVLAKADPGHTIKTQGVFSTLPGNGTLPVSEWGALRDQIIGTAILVLLIFAVTDLLNTPPGANLAPLIIGFLVVAIGMAWGTDAGYAINPARDFGPRLASFVTGYGTAWRDQYGDLYWWVPVVGPLVGGVIGALVYRVLITPHLPVTSQEQEPGRVPVPDPAPE, from the coding sequence ATGGCGGACGGTACGACGACCAGGCGGGGACTGATCGGCGAACTCGCGGCAGAGTTCCTGGGCACCATGGTCCTCATCCTGTTCGGCGTCGGCGTGGTCGCGCAGGTAGTGGCCGCGGGGATCGGAGATCACGACAGCATCACCTGGGCGTGGGGCTTCGGCGTCACGCTCGGCGTCTACGTGGCCGCCCGGATCAGCGGCGCCCACCTCAATCCGGCGGTGACCATCGCGCTGGCCTGTTTCAAGGGCTTCTCCTGGCGCAAGGTCGTCCCCTACTCCCTGGCGCAGACCCTCGGCGCCTTCGTGGCCGCTCTCCTGGTGCGCTGGAACTACAGCGAGGTCCTTGCCAAGGCCGACCCCGGGCACACCATCAAGACCCAGGGCGTCTTCTCGACCCTGCCCGGCAACGGGACACTGCCGGTCAGCGAGTGGGGCGCCCTGCGGGACCAGATCATCGGCACCGCGATCCTCGTACTGCTGATCTTCGCCGTCACCGACCTGCTCAACACCCCGCCCGGCGCCAACCTCGCCCCGCTGATCATCGGTTTCCTGGTGGTGGCGATCGGCATGGCCTGGGGCACGGACGCCGGCTACGCCATCAACCCGGCCCGCGACTTCGGCCCCCGCCTCGCCAGCTTCGTCACGGGCTACGGCACCGCCTGGCGGGACCAGTACGGCGACCTCTACTGGTGGGTGCCCGTCGTCGGGCCCCTGGTCGGGGGCGTGATCGGCGCCCTGGTGTACCGCGTGCTGATCACCCCGCACCTGCCGGTCACGTCTCAGGAGCAGGAACCCGGACGGGTCCCGGTGCCGGACCCCGCGCCCGAGTGA
- a CDS encoding sugar isomerase: MTYVEDELTSQPECWARVAAEAAAHGRALPRPGERVAIVGCGTSYFMAQAAAALREGAGQGETDAFAASEFPHGRDYDRVLALTRSGTTTEVLDVLGRLRGRTRTTAVTADPATPVMDAADDVVVLGFADERSVVQTRFATTALTLLRAHLGLHTDAVVGDVRTALSAPLPERLVGCAQFTFLGRGWTVGLANEAGLKMREASLSWTESYPAMEYRHGPISITTHDTATWMLGPAPEGLAEQVRATGGRWIEGELDPLAELVRVQRLAVAVAEARGLDPDRPRHLTRSVILTP, translated from the coding sequence ATGACGTATGTCGAGGACGAGCTCACCAGCCAGCCCGAGTGCTGGGCCCGCGTCGCGGCCGAGGCCGCGGCACACGGCCGGGCGCTGCCGCGTCCGGGGGAGCGCGTCGCGATCGTCGGCTGCGGCACCTCGTACTTCATGGCCCAGGCGGCCGCCGCGCTGCGCGAGGGCGCGGGGCAGGGCGAGACCGACGCCTTCGCCGCCTCGGAGTTCCCCCACGGCCGCGACTACGACCGGGTCCTCGCCCTCACCCGCTCCGGCACCACCACCGAAGTGCTGGACGTGCTCGGGCGGTTGCGGGGGCGTACGCGCACGACGGCCGTCACCGCCGACCCCGCCACCCCCGTCATGGACGCCGCCGACGACGTCGTCGTACTCGGCTTCGCGGACGAACGCTCCGTCGTACAGACCCGGTTCGCGACCACCGCGCTCACCCTGCTGAGGGCCCACCTCGGCCTGCACACCGACGCCGTCGTCGGCGACGTCCGCACCGCTCTGTCCGCTCCGCTGCCCGAACGGCTCGTCGGGTGCGCGCAGTTCACGTTCCTGGGCCGTGGCTGGACCGTGGGACTGGCCAACGAGGCCGGCCTGAAGATGCGGGAGGCGTCGCTGTCCTGGACCGAGTCCTATCCGGCGATGGAGTACCGGCACGGCCCCATCAGCATCACCACCCACGACACCGCGACCTGGATGCTCGGCCCGGCACCGGAGGGGCTGGCCGAACAGGTGCGCGCCACGGGCGGCCGGTGGATCGAAGGCGAACTCGACCCGCTCGCCGAACTCGTCCGCGTCCAGCGGCTCGCGGTCGCCGTCGCCGAGGCGCGTGGCCTGGACCCGGACCGGCCACGCCATCTCACCCGCTCGGTGATCCTCACTCCCTGA